The Nitrospira sp. KM1 genome includes a window with the following:
- a CDS encoding YkvA family protein: MFGRRTQQAKQYLKDKDRLNRLLSESLAMARARGGMLWLDIQLLVRLIKAWMSGSYKGVSVQTLVAIVAAMIYFINPLDLIPDFIPGLGYVDDAALIAWLLKSLAGDLHQFRNWEEGRS, translated from the coding sequence ATGTTCGGACGGCGCACGCAACAGGCTAAGCAGTATCTGAAGGACAAGGACCGGCTCAATCGTCTGCTGAGCGAGTCGCTGGCGATGGCGCGGGCGCGTGGCGGAATGCTCTGGCTGGATATTCAACTGCTGGTCCGGCTGATCAAGGCGTGGATGAGCGGTTCCTACAAGGGAGTATCCGTCCAAACCCTGGTGGCTATCGTGGCCGCGATGATCTATTTCATCAATCCGCTGGATTTGATCCCCGACTTCATTCCCGGGCTTGGCTATGTCGATGATGCGGCACTGATCGCATGGCTGCTGAAGAGTCTGGCAGGAGATCTCCACCAGTTCAGGAACTGGGAGGAAGGGCGTAGTTAG
- a CDS encoding NAD(P)/FAD-dependent oxidoreductase, giving the protein MKTFPMVILGGGVAAGYAAKEFVSQNGGKGQLAIVTAEQVPPYERPPLSKDFLAGGKKPDDILISDPSFYREHGITLFRGFSVSKVDFARRRLHGPSGRMIGFEKLLITTGSAVRRLNVPGADLPWIFYLRQLKDSQHIHAHIKRGKRAVVIGSGFIGMEVAAVLTNEGMNTTMVFPGDRVWEHVFTPPVSAFFEKQFADHGIMLMKDETVVGFEDKRNGRLVVLGSGVRMPVDLVVAGIGVTPALGLFRGSPLTHDQDGIRVNEYLETNVDSVWAAGDIANYPDAIFRRRLRIEHWDNAVEQGRVAMRNMMDKFQPFVHVPYFFSDEFDLSYEYWGNAEGHDHVVYRGVMKDKQLSVWWLKQGVLCATLLMNRPDEERRYAPRWILRRAKLNPAQLKTAKSLRSLDRTFGQE; this is encoded by the coding sequence ATGAAAACTTTTCCCATGGTGATCTTGGGCGGCGGGGTGGCGGCCGGATACGCAGCGAAGGAATTCGTATCGCAGAACGGCGGGAAGGGACAACTTGCGATCGTCACGGCTGAACAGGTGCCTCCCTACGAGCGTCCACCGTTGTCCAAAGACTTTCTGGCCGGCGGGAAAAAACCTGACGACATCCTGATTTCCGATCCGTCGTTTTATCGAGAGCATGGCATCACGCTCTTTCGAGGTTTCTCCGTCAGCAAGGTTGATTTCGCCCGCCGCCGTCTTCACGGTCCCTCCGGCCGGATGATTGGGTTCGAGAAACTGCTGATCACCACGGGGTCGGCCGTACGCAGACTCAATGTCCCCGGCGCTGATTTGCCGTGGATCTTCTATCTCCGTCAACTGAAAGATTCTCAGCACATTCACGCGCACATCAAGCGCGGGAAGCGGGCGGTCGTGATCGGATCCGGTTTTATCGGAATGGAAGTCGCCGCCGTCCTCACCAACGAAGGCATGAACACGACGATGGTGTTTCCCGGTGACCGCGTCTGGGAGCATGTCTTCACGCCTCCGGTGTCCGCGTTCTTTGAGAAACAATTTGCGGATCACGGCATCATGCTCATGAAAGATGAAACAGTCGTAGGGTTCGAGGACAAACGGAACGGGAGGCTGGTCGTGCTGGGCTCCGGCGTGCGGATGCCTGTCGATCTTGTCGTCGCAGGAATCGGCGTGACCCCGGCATTAGGCCTCTTCCGCGGGTCGCCGTTGACACATGATCAAGACGGTATACGCGTGAACGAGTATCTCGAAACGAACGTGGACAGCGTGTGGGCTGCCGGCGATATCGCCAATTATCCCGATGCGATCTTTCGCCGCCGTCTGCGGATCGAGCACTGGGACAATGCCGTTGAACAGGGTCGGGTGGCGATGCGCAATATGATGGACAAGTTCCAGCCCTTCGTCCATGTGCCGTATTTCTTCTCGGATGAGTTCGACCTGTCCTACGAATACTGGGGGAATGCCGAGGGACACGACCACGTCGTCTATCGAGGGGTGATGAAGGACAAGCAGCTGAGCGTCTGGTGGTTGAAACAAGGGGTATTGTGCGCGACGCTGCTCATGAACCGACCGGACGAAGAGCGTAGGTATGCACCCCGGTGGATCCTGCGCCGAGCGAAACTTAATCCAGCCCAACTGAAGACAGCCAAGAGTTTACGGTCTTTGGATCGTACCTTTGGCCAAGAATAG
- a CDS encoding OmpA family protein — protein MRRHWTIVSLGGLAACLLIQACAGQSASTSGDEYMAGTERIDEQAIKHIPPPGFGTTTSQTKPHSMRAELSARNATGLPAGSLNDVLFDFDQATLRHEALPGLEANAKRLEQDGVDYLLLEGRGDEVGTAAYNMVLGEKRAQSVKSYLKDLGLTMRFKTTSYGKDRPLCFKHDEDCMQKNRSVHFVVRD, from the coding sequence ATGCGCAGACATTGGACCATCGTATCGTTGGGAGGCCTGGCCGCCTGTTTGCTCATTCAGGCTTGCGCCGGCCAATCCGCATCGACCTCGGGCGACGAGTACATGGCGGGAACAGAGCGGATCGACGAGCAAGCGATCAAGCACATTCCGCCTCCCGGCTTCGGAACCACTACCTCACAAACCAAACCCCACTCGATGCGAGCGGAGTTGTCGGCCCGCAACGCCACCGGCCTTCCGGCCGGGTCATTGAACGACGTGCTGTTCGATTTCGATCAAGCCACCCTCCGGCATGAAGCATTGCCCGGCTTGGAGGCGAACGCCAAACGACTCGAGCAGGACGGAGTGGACTATCTGTTACTGGAAGGGCGCGGCGATGAAGTCGGAACGGCAGCTTATAATATGGTGCTGGGAGAAAAGCGGGCGCAAAGCGTGAAGTCGTATCTGAAGGATTTGGGACTGACGATGCGGTTCAAGACCACCAGCTACGGAAAAGATCGCCCACTGTGTTTCAAGCATGACGAAGATTGCATGCAGAAAAACCGAAGCGTTCATTTTGTCGTCCGCGACTGA
- a CDS encoding OPT family oligopeptide transporter, producing the protein MSDDRPLIPPSVTLPEITVKAVVLSIVLAAVLAAANAYLGLFAGMTVSASIPAAVASMAILRLFRRSNILENNIVQTAASSGEALAAGVIFTIPALLLVGYWSSFDYWQTTVIATVGGLLGVLFTIPLRRALIVTARLRFPEGVATAEVLKVAAADRNAGSRAEAAGDFRALFSAALIGGVVKVGESGLRVWAESLEGAAHVGRTVLYGGINLSPALLAVGYIIGLHTSVVVLIGGVIGWLVLMPAYGVLNGVPPDLNGVTAARTIWSEHIRYVGIGAMLTGGLWTLTKMRAPVWKSLQTLRDSYRAARAVRADTAVARTEQDASLPWIVVPFFLSMIPMAWIYAAVVGSFGIGILMTIVMALAAFLFSSVAAYMAGLVGSSSNPVSGVTIATIMLAALLLVLFMGAGHPAGPAAALVIGAVVCCAAAMGGDNLQDLKTGYLVGATPWKQQIMQVVGVLTGAVVLVPVLSLLHAKYGIGEPTVSHPHALSAPQATLMASLTRSVFGAGLPWRLVGLGAVIGVVVILLDRRQETRGSDFRLPVLAVALGIYLPFKLSATVFLGGAIAALAKRAAGGGEDSSRRGLLFSAGLITGEALMGILLAVPIALAALWPGLSADPFTIFSQPPLGGWPGLLIVGIVGCLLYRIGSGARRDI; encoded by the coding sequence ATGAGTGACGATCGCCCGCTCATTCCACCTTCCGTCACGCTTCCTGAAATCACCGTGAAAGCGGTCGTGTTGTCGATAGTCCTGGCGGCGGTCCTAGCCGCGGCCAATGCCTATCTGGGGCTGTTCGCCGGGATGACGGTCTCCGCGTCCATTCCAGCCGCGGTCGCTTCGATGGCCATTCTTCGGCTCTTTCGCCGGTCGAACATACTCGAAAACAATATCGTCCAGACTGCGGCGTCATCCGGCGAGGCTTTGGCCGCCGGCGTGATCTTCACGATTCCGGCACTGCTGTTGGTGGGCTATTGGTCGTCGTTCGATTACTGGCAGACGACCGTGATTGCGACGGTAGGCGGACTCCTCGGCGTGCTTTTTACCATCCCTTTGCGGCGGGCGCTGATTGTCACGGCTCGCTTGCGCTTCCCGGAAGGCGTCGCGACGGCGGAGGTTCTGAAAGTTGCGGCCGCTGACCGTAATGCCGGCAGTCGAGCCGAGGCGGCTGGGGATTTCCGGGCCTTGTTTTCTGCCGCGCTTATCGGTGGAGTGGTGAAGGTCGGGGAGAGTGGTTTGCGGGTATGGGCTGAATCGTTGGAAGGGGCCGCTCACGTGGGCCGGACCGTGCTCTATGGGGGAATCAACCTGTCGCCTGCCCTGCTCGCGGTTGGGTATATCATCGGACTCCACACATCCGTGGTCGTGCTCATTGGCGGCGTCATCGGATGGCTGGTCCTGATGCCGGCCTATGGGGTGCTTAACGGTGTGCCTCCAGATCTGAACGGAGTGACGGCGGCCAGAACGATCTGGAGCGAGCACATCCGCTACGTCGGCATCGGCGCGATGCTGACCGGCGGCCTCTGGACGCTGACAAAAATGCGCGCGCCGGTATGGAAGAGTTTGCAGACCCTGCGTGACAGTTACCGCGCGGCGCGCGCCGTTCGTGCAGATACAGCCGTGGCGAGAACGGAACAGGATGCATCCCTGCCATGGATCGTCGTTCCGTTCTTTCTGTCGATGATTCCGATGGCCTGGATCTATGCCGCGGTGGTGGGCAGCTTCGGGATCGGCATTCTGATGACGATCGTCATGGCGCTCGCGGCCTTTCTCTTTTCCTCGGTCGCAGCCTATATGGCCGGCTTGGTCGGCAGCTCGAGCAATCCGGTATCCGGCGTCACGATCGCCACAATTATGCTGGCCGCCTTGTTGCTCGTCTTGTTCATGGGAGCCGGACATCCGGCCGGACCGGCCGCAGCGCTGGTGATCGGCGCGGTGGTCTGCTGCGCTGCGGCCATGGGGGGAGACAATTTACAAGATTTGAAAACCGGCTATCTTGTCGGCGCGACGCCGTGGAAGCAGCAAATCATGCAGGTGGTTGGCGTGCTGACCGGCGCCGTCGTGTTGGTGCCGGTGCTGTCGCTGCTTCACGCGAAGTATGGGATCGGCGAGCCGACGGTCAGCCACCCCCATGCGCTGAGCGCACCGCAAGCCACCCTCATGGCGAGCCTTACGCGGAGCGTGTTTGGTGCAGGGCTTCCCTGGCGCCTCGTCGGCTTGGGTGCGGTGATCGGCGTGGTGGTGATTCTGTTGGATCGACGCCAGGAAACGCGCGGCAGCGACTTTCGTTTGCCCGTCCTTGCCGTGGCACTGGGCATTTACCTTCCGTTCAAACTCTCTGCCACTGTCTTCCTGGGCGGTGCGATTGCTGCTTTGGCCAAGCGGGCGGCAGGCGGAGGAGAAGACTCGTCGCGTCGCGGACTGCTCTTTTCTGCGGGCCTAATTACCGGCGAAGCGTTAATGGGTATCCTGTTGGCCGTGCCGATCGCGCTGGCCGCGCTGTGGCCTGGTCTGAGCGCCGATCCGTTTACAATATTCAGTCAGCCGCCGTTGGGCGGCTGGCCTGGCTTGCTTATAGTGGGAATAGTGGGATGCCTGCTCTATAGAATCGGATCAGGAGCAAGACGGGACATATGA
- a CDS encoding nuclease-related domain-containing protein, whose protein sequence is MSQPISNVLHQPRYASPAVQPLRLPGQSIDEQISRLKDEILDLLLIPLCLVVLAGYEWIQYWMGRPISPLILTTLALMTIVYAWKQVLPLKTSITHLRIGRDGERIVGQMLEELRRKDYRVFHDVPGNGFNIDHVIIGPAGVFTIESKTRNKPRNHAPKILFDGNSVRVANAPPSNEPVTQARSQAKWLAGLLNDGRKRIPWVRPIVMFPDWWVERVEPSAGYDVWVINPKEVWTFLYNERQVLSAEAIDTLASALAMYCRCTPADSGWVKAEAV, encoded by the coding sequence ATGTCTCAGCCGATCTCGAACGTTCTGCATCAACCTCGTTATGCTTCTCCAGCGGTTCAGCCGCTGCGCCTGCCCGGACAATCGATCGATGAACAGATTTCCCGGCTTAAAGACGAAATACTCGACCTCCTCCTCATCCCATTATGCCTGGTCGTCCTCGCCGGATATGAGTGGATTCAATATTGGATGGGACGGCCGATCAGTCCGCTCATTCTGACGACTCTGGCACTGATGACGATCGTCTATGCGTGGAAACAGGTTCTTCCTCTGAAAACATCGATCACGCATCTTCGAATCGGACGAGACGGCGAACGCATCGTCGGTCAGATGTTGGAAGAGCTTCGCAGAAAAGACTATCGCGTGTTTCACGACGTACCGGGAAACGGTTTCAATATCGATCATGTCATTATTGGTCCGGCCGGCGTGTTTACGATCGAATCGAAAACACGAAACAAACCTCGAAACCACGCTCCCAAGATCCTTTTTGACGGTAACAGTGTCCGGGTCGCGAACGCGCCGCCGTCCAACGAACCCGTGACGCAGGCTCGATCGCAGGCGAAATGGTTGGCCGGCCTGCTCAATGACGGCCGGAAGCGCATTCCCTGGGTCCGGCCGATCGTGATGTTTCCGGACTGGTGGGTAGAACGAGTCGAGCCGTCAGCGGGTTATGATGTGTGGGTCATCAATCCCAAGGAAGTGTGGACGTTTCTCTACAATGAACGCCAGGTGCTGTCGGCAGAGGCGATCGATACCCTGGCCAGTGCTCTCGCGATGTATTGCCGATGCACTCCTGCAGACTCCGGGTGGGTGAAGGCGGAAGCGGTGTGA
- a CDS encoding fatty acid cis/trans isomerase — MHRRREWTWVVFFLILLILSGCSQPKPSADQSSIPPPSTAGIATIDYWRDVQPIFERRCAVCHGCYDSPCQLNLTAYEGVARGANKKVVYDALRLLTAEPTRLFDDAHSVSEWRKKSFFPVLQEDVTATESMRRTGVLARMLALKRSHPLPAQTMLPAGFDLALDRSQQCPTDAQFDSFAGKYPQWGMPYGLPGVTEQEYQTLIRWIELGAPYTESRPIPPAVVTQIEEWEAFLNVDSLKHQLMSRYIYEHLHLTQLYFDDFTGQWFRLVRSRSAPGQPIELVATRRPYDDPGVPRVYYRLQPVKAALLAKTHIPYGLSATRKQRYQELFLDAAYDVTALPGYDPKIASNPFIAFRDLPVRTRYKFLLDDASAFVTQFIKGPVCRGQVALDVIDDRFWIFFVDPDSTVLDNKEEFLAKNSRHLYLPTEEGTSRFGLISWVKYSRMQDEFLKAKQAFIESLNLRNEENNLSFIWNGRGNNKNAALTVFRHADSGSVVQGLIGDDPKTSWLLSYDLFERIYYLLVAGFDVYGFSGHQLDTRLYMDFLRMEAESNFLLLLPSKDRERERDFWYRDADKSVKEYVLGRRMNVDRESGVEYKTEQPKHELFELLHRHLAGSLTGEYDVQAEPDAAIRSQLLALSRIKGKALQWMPEAAVLTVTIGSGTDVHRDRIYSLLHDNGFSNIASLFNVQSRRLPDEDGLTVSRGLIGAYPNAFYRVDRQSLPEFVAMVAGLTGEDDYRRLAERFAVRRTNPDFWRHSDAVHDVYHTIAPIEAGTLDYNRLENR, encoded by the coding sequence TTGCACCGACGGCGTGAATGGACATGGGTCGTTTTCTTCCTGATCCTGCTGATCCTGTCGGGATGCTCCCAACCGAAACCGAGCGCGGACCAATCGTCAATTCCGCCACCAAGTACAGCCGGCATTGCCACAATCGATTACTGGCGGGACGTGCAACCGATCTTCGAGCGGCGTTGCGCCGTTTGCCATGGGTGCTATGATTCCCCTTGTCAACTGAACCTCACCGCCTATGAAGGAGTCGCGCGCGGCGCGAATAAGAAAGTCGTCTATGATGCCCTTCGTCTCCTGACAGCCGAGCCGACCCGTCTCTTCGACGACGCTCATTCCGTATCCGAATGGCGGAAGAAAAGCTTTTTCCCCGTCCTACAGGAAGATGTAACCGCGACGGAAAGCATGCGCCGCACCGGAGTGCTCGCGCGCATGCTGGCGCTCAAACGCAGTCACCCACTTCCGGCCCAGACGATGCTTCCCGCCGGCTTCGACTTGGCGTTGGACCGCTCACAACAATGTCCGACAGATGCGCAGTTCGACAGCTTTGCCGGGAAATATCCCCAATGGGGGATGCCGTACGGGCTCCCCGGCGTCACGGAGCAGGAGTATCAGACGCTCATCAGATGGATCGAATTGGGCGCCCCCTATACGGAGTCCCGGCCCATTCCACCCGCAGTCGTTACGCAGATAGAGGAATGGGAAGCGTTTCTCAACGTCGATTCGCTCAAGCATCAGCTGATGAGCCGGTACATCTATGAGCACCTTCATCTCACCCAACTCTATTTCGACGATTTCACCGGGCAGTGGTTTCGCCTCGTTCGTTCCAGATCAGCGCCCGGACAACCAATCGAGCTGGTCGCCACACGCAGGCCCTATGATGATCCCGGCGTACCTCGTGTCTACTATCGACTCCAACCGGTGAAGGCCGCGCTCTTGGCGAAGACACACATCCCCTATGGGCTGAGCGCAACGCGCAAGCAGCGTTATCAGGAATTGTTCCTGGACGCAGCGTACGACGTCACCGCGCTTCCCGGTTACGACCCCAAGATCGCCTCCAACCCGTTCATCGCCTTCCGAGATCTGCCGGTTCGTACGCGCTACAAGTTTCTGCTCGACGACGCCTCCGCTTTTGTCACGCAGTTCATCAAAGGCCCTGTCTGTCGCGGGCAAGTCGCGCTGGACGTCATCGACGACCGGTTCTGGATCTTCTTTGTCGATCCCGACAGCACCGTGCTTGATAACAAGGAAGAGTTTTTGGCCAAGAACAGCCGGCACCTCTACCTGCCGACTGAAGAGGGAACGAGTCGATTCGGACTCATCTCCTGGGTGAAATATTCACGCATGCAGGACGAATTTCTGAAAGCCAAGCAGGCGTTCATCGAGTCCCTCAATCTGCGGAACGAAGAAAACAATCTGTCTTTTATTTGGAACGGCCGTGGAAACAATAAGAACGCCGCCCTGACCGTATTCCGCCATGCCGATAGCGGTTCGGTCGTACAGGGGTTGATCGGCGACGATCCGAAAACGTCCTGGCTGCTGTCCTACGATTTGTTCGAGCGGATCTATTACCTGCTCGTCGCCGGGTTCGACGTCTACGGCTTCTCCGGACACCAGCTCGACACCCGGCTCTATATGGACTTCCTGCGGATGGAAGCCGAATCCAACTTCCTGCTGCTCTTGCCGAGCAAAGACCGCGAGCGCGAACGGGATTTCTGGTACCGTGATGCCGACAAGTCCGTGAAGGAATACGTCCTCGGACGGCGTATGAACGTCGATCGGGAAAGCGGTGTCGAATACAAGACTGAGCAGCCCAAGCATGAGCTGTTCGAACTGCTGCACCGGCATCTCGCGGGATCTCTCACCGGAGAGTACGACGTACAAGCAGAGCCGGACGCAGCCATTCGCAGCCAACTCCTCGCGCTGTCGCGGATCAAAGGAAAGGCCTTGCAATGGATGCCGGAAGCCGCGGTGCTTACCGTCACGATCGGGTCGGGCACAGACGTGCATCGCGACCGGATCTACTCGCTTCTTCACGACAACGGATTCAGCAACATCGCCTCACTCTTCAACGTACAGTCCCGGCGCTTGCCCGATGAGGACGGACTGACCGTCTCGCGGGGTCTCATCGGAGCATATCCCAACGCTTTTTATCGTGTAGATCGGCAGAGCCTCCCTGAATTCGTCGCGATGGTCGCCGGGCTGACCGGTGAAGACGATTACCGCAGACTCGCCGAACGTTTCGCCGTGCGCCGTACGAACCCGGACTTCTGGCGGCACAGCGATGCCGTCCACGACGTGTACCATACGATCGCCCCGATAGAAGCCGGCACGCTCGATTACAATCGTCTTGAAAACCGCTAG
- a CDS encoding kelch repeat-containing protein — protein sequence MTAMRPFTPAIFSPSALELFLVAICFLPVSFSVSTAQADSDRGVWRQAAPAPTKRTEVSAAAVHGKIYVVGGFEEPGLSNVMNMSITPVVQEYDPATDKWTDKAPMPAGLHHVGIGAVDGKLYVIGGYKQSGLSVWQPVATVYAYDPAADSWTERTPMPTARGALAVAVHEGKLYAIGGYDRTVNSAAVEVYDPAHDSWTSRAMLPTARDHLAASAAGGKIYAVGGRIKGDYRKNLSVTEVYDPGRDHWTRGAELPTARSGITAAETGGRIYVFGGEGGDGTFRENEAYNPSQDTWQTMAAMPGGRHGLGSAVVDGRIYVIDGGPVPGGSFSNANEVFSPPRSGGGH from the coding sequence ATGACGGCTATGCGACCGTTCACTCCTGCCATTTTTTCTCCATCGGCTTTGGAATTGTTCCTGGTTGCGATCTGCTTTCTCCCGGTTTCCTTCTCTGTATCGACCGCACAGGCCGATTCCGATCGGGGCGTCTGGCGCCAGGCTGCTCCCGCGCCGACCAAGCGGACCGAGGTGTCTGCGGCGGCGGTGCACGGTAAAATCTATGTCGTGGGAGGGTTCGAGGAGCCGGGCTTGAGCAACGTGATGAACATGTCGATCACGCCGGTTGTTCAGGAGTACGATCCTGCCACGGACAAGTGGACGGACAAGGCTCCCATGCCGGCCGGGTTGCATCACGTGGGTATTGGCGCGGTGGACGGGAAGTTATATGTCATCGGTGGATACAAGCAGTCGGGACTCAGTGTCTGGCAGCCGGTTGCCACGGTCTATGCCTATGATCCGGCGGCGGATTCTTGGACCGAGCGGACGCCCATGCCGACTGCACGCGGAGCATTGGCTGTCGCCGTGCACGAAGGCAAGTTATACGCCATCGGCGGTTATGACCGGACCGTGAACAGTGCGGCGGTGGAGGTCTACGATCCGGCGCATGATTCCTGGACCTCCCGCGCAATGCTTCCCACGGCGCGAGACCATCTGGCAGCCTCGGCCGCAGGCGGAAAAATCTATGCGGTCGGCGGGCGGATAAAGGGCGACTACCGAAAGAATCTCTCGGTGACCGAGGTCTATGATCCGGGTCGTGATCATTGGACTCGCGGGGCGGAGCTTCCCACCGCGCGAAGCGGTATCACTGCGGCTGAGACCGGTGGCCGAATCTATGTGTTCGGCGGCGAGGGCGGCGACGGCACGTTTCGCGAGAACGAGGCATATAACCCATCACAAGATACATGGCAGACGATGGCCGCGATGCCTGGTGGGCGCCACGGGTTGGGGTCCGCCGTCGTGGACGGGCGAATCTATGTCATCGACGGCGGGCCGGTGCCCGGCGGCTCCTTCAGCAATGCCAACGAAGTGTTCAGTCCGCCGAGGTCAGGCGGCGGGCACTAA
- a CDS encoding SDR family oxidoreductase: MASLKGKVAVVTGASRGIGREIALKLGKQGASVVVNYTKSAEEAKKIVASINEDGSKAIAVQADLGKVADVRRLFQETDKAFGRLDILINNAGIFWTKPILEATEEEYDQMFAVNTKGQFFALQEAAKRMADGGRIINLSTGATELYFPASSIYGGSKSALEYFSKVAAKELGARKITVNTISPGFTDTDMLSDPQLKTVGVQSSPLGRLGTPKDIADVVAFMVSEEAGWITGDKIQVGGGVAM; the protein is encoded by the coding sequence ATGGCTTCACTCAAAGGAAAGGTCGCAGTCGTCACAGGTGCATCTCGTGGGATCGGGCGAGAGATTGCCCTGAAGCTTGGAAAGCAGGGGGCCAGCGTCGTGGTGAATTATACGAAAAGCGCGGAGGAGGCGAAGAAGATCGTGGCCAGCATCAACGAAGACGGCTCGAAAGCCATTGCAGTTCAAGCCGATCTAGGGAAAGTGGCCGACGTCCGGCGCCTGTTCCAAGAGACAGATAAGGCCTTCGGCCGTCTGGATATCCTCATCAACAATGCGGGCATCTTCTGGACGAAACCGATTCTCGAAGCAACCGAGGAGGAGTATGACCAGATGTTTGCCGTCAATACGAAAGGGCAGTTCTTTGCCTTGCAAGAAGCGGCGAAACGGATGGCGGACGGCGGGAGGATCATCAACCTCTCCACCGGGGCCACAGAACTCTATTTCCCTGCGAGCAGCATCTATGGCGGCAGCAAGTCGGCGCTCGAATATTTTTCAAAGGTGGCGGCCAAGGAGTTGGGCGCACGCAAGATCACGGTGAACACGATCTCGCCAGGATTTACCGACACCGACATGCTGAGCGATCCACAGCTGAAAACCGTGGGCGTGCAATCTTCCCCCCTGGGCCGTCTGGGAACACCGAAGGACATCGCCGATGTGGTGGCCTTCATGGTCAGCGAGGAAGCAGGATGGATTACCGGAGACAAGATTCAGGTTGGCGGCGGCGTCGCGATGTGA
- a CDS encoding P-II family nitrogen regulator: MKMLTIICRDKFESAVVQMLNDVGVKGYTVMSGLGGKGQTGTVSKYSWTETNVSFMVALEDQQVGAAVKGMKQLYMNLLDANQGEEVALKVFLQPCEVIL; the protein is encoded by the coding sequence ATGAAAATGCTCACCATTATCTGCCGGGATAAGTTCGAAAGCGCGGTGGTTCAGATGTTGAACGATGTCGGGGTCAAAGGCTATACGGTCATGTCGGGACTGGGCGGCAAAGGCCAAACGGGGACTGTTTCAAAGTATAGCTGGACGGAGACAAACGTCTCGTTCATGGTCGCGCTCGAAGATCAGCAAGTGGGCGCGGCGGTTAAAGGAATGAAGCAATTGTATATGAATCTCCTTGATGCCAACCAGGGAGAAGAAGTTGCCCTCAAGGTATTTCTGCAGCCTTGCGAGGTAATCCTCTAG
- a CDS encoding tetratricopeptide repeat protein produces the protein MKLATCSSWLLGACCLSTGIPAAAEVQNVTATGVHRMEKHDSQQDSARLALVAAKSLVLTQAVERLETTEPVKQLGLNRDELLAYSIGVLQIFQYPVETAQVDGGMTVSAPVKIIFDPAEVGGQLDTLMENQRAKTELMRIKDTIDERQKELGIDGKRLAAATDNGEVKMILQHRRDILSVIDTEEQFAHTWAHLLGARHAGIDPGQAQNQSARTPDNAEEHRKKGVSLTQQGRYDEALAEFQVALRLMPNLEKTHLGIGAALQGKGDFDGAIAEYRMVLKQHPDDAGAHNNLGSALQLKGDMKGALSEYRTAIELQPNNAVTHFNLGTALATNGDVKEAIEEYRTAIKLNPDLLQPYFDLAILLRDNGNTREAIQAFREYLRRAPEIPANKPYIEQAQRYLNQIRERQLDRSGRGQ, from the coding sequence ATGAAACTCGCGACGTGTTCATCGTGGCTGCTCGGTGCGTGCTGCCTTTCAACCGGCATACCCGCCGCTGCCGAAGTACAGAACGTCACCGCGACGGGCGTACATCGAATGGAAAAGCATGATAGTCAGCAGGATTCGGCACGGCTCGCCTTAGTGGCGGCGAAGTCGCTGGTATTGACGCAGGCGGTCGAACGGCTGGAAACAACGGAGCCGGTGAAGCAGCTGGGTCTCAACCGTGACGAGCTTCTGGCCTACAGCATCGGCGTCCTGCAGATCTTCCAATATCCTGTCGAGACGGCGCAGGTCGATGGCGGCATGACCGTGTCGGCTCCGGTCAAAATTATTTTCGACCCAGCCGAGGTGGGCGGACAACTGGATACCTTGATGGAGAATCAGCGCGCCAAGACCGAGTTGATGCGCATCAAGGACACGATTGATGAACGCCAAAAAGAGCTTGGCATCGACGGGAAACGCCTGGCCGCCGCCACCGATAATGGAGAGGTGAAAATGATCCTCCAGCATCGCCGTGACATCCTGTCGGTCATCGATACGGAGGAACAGTTCGCCCACACCTGGGCGCACCTGCTCGGCGCCCGCCATGCGGGAATCGATCCAGGCCAGGCTCAGAACCAGTCAGCACGCACGCCGGACAACGCTGAGGAGCATCGGAAGAAAGGTGTCTCACTGACACAACAAGGCCGCTACGACGAGGCGCTGGCAGAGTTCCAAGTGGCGCTCCGACTCATGCCGAATCTTGAAAAGACTCATTTGGGGATCGGGGCGGCGCTGCAGGGGAAAGGGGATTTCGACGGGGCCATTGCCGAATATCGGATGGTGCTCAAGCAACATCCCGATGACGCGGGAGCTCACAATAACCTGGGCAGTGCGCTTCAACTCAAAGGTGATATGAAGGGAGCCCTGAGCGAATACCGCACGGCCATCGAACTACAACCCAATAATGCCGTGACGCATTTCAACCTCGGAACGGCGCTGGCGACCAACGGCGACGTCAAGGAAGCCATCGAGGAGTACCGGACGGCGATCAAACTCAACCCGGATCTGCTGCAGCCGTATTTCGATCTCGCCATTCTTTTGAGGGACAACGGCAACACTCGTGAGGCGATCCAGGCATTCCGGGAATATCTCCGGCGGGCTCCCGAGATTCCTGCCAATAAGCCCTATATTGAACAGGCGCAGCGCTATTTGAACCAGATCAGAGAACGACAGCTCGACCGCAGCGGCAGGGGGCAATAA